The sequence below is a genomic window from Tenacibaculum tangerinum.
ATAAGTGTTTGGGTTAGCAAACTTATATCTGACAACACATAATTAACAATGGCATAATCGGAGGGCAAAAAAGATTGAAACCAACTCATTAGTAATTTTCCCATAAAATAACTGTAAATTACTAATGCTACATTATTACCCACCAACATGGTGGTAATAAATTTTGATGATTTTTGGGTGAGCTTGGTCAGAATTTTCGAAAGTATTCCTTCTCCTTTTTTTTCTAATTCTATATGAAGTTTGTTCGCTGATATAAAGGCTATTTCCATCCCTGAAAAAAAGGCTGAAAATAAAATAGAAGTAAGAATAATTAAAACTTCGGTTTGCATTAACGTTGCTGGTTTCTTTTCTCTATTTTTCTTCTAAAATGTCGTTTAAAGAAGAATATTAATATGATAAATATAGCAAATCCGAATAGAATAAACGCTTCTTGCCTATCAGAATTCCATTTCAATATTCCTTCTACAAAAAAAACAATTCCTATGACTAAATATCCATATTGTAAATATTTCCAAAGTGTATTCATTATATGTCGTTTTGTGTTGTTTCTATATCACCATTAATATCTTTGGCTATCCACTTACTCAAATCTTCGCTAGACTCAAATCCAAAACCATTAATTACACTTTCGGGTGTTGTAAATCGGAAACCGTCTTCGGTGAAAAAATAATGTTCTTTTTGATCCCAAAAGAGTTGATTGGTTTCTAGCGTTGTTTGTTTTGTATGATTAGTTATAACCACGTTGCCTCTTATTTCTGATACTTTGGTTTTGTTGTAGGTTATCGCATAATTACCAGAAATTGTTGTAGAATCTACTCCTAACTTATCTATTGTTACGATTTCAATTCCTTTGGGAAATTCGCTATAAGGGTGTTCTTTTCTGTTTGAATAATCGTAAAAAACAGCCGCTTTTGTTTTAGAGGTTATGCTACCAGAATCTTTGTGAACGTGATAAATATTTACCGCTGAACCTACTGGTAAATTTTTATCTGCTAAAAAATCTCGCACCTCTTTTTTAGAGTTGGTACAAGAAAAAAACATTGCCACCAAACAAATGGTAGCAATGCTATTGTATATATGTTGTGCTTTTGTAAGCATTAAATCTGATTAAGGTACACGAACAGTTTCTCCAATCCAACATCCAACTCTATGACTAGATCCAGACGCTACACCTTTTTGAAATATTAACTTCTTAGAAGGTAAGTTTTTTCTATAACTGCTAATGTATCTGTTAGCACCACATCCTGGATCTACTTGTTGTGCTTTCAACGCTTTGTTTAAGGCTGCTGCATACACCATTCTTTTTTCGAACTCATCGCTACCACAAGAGTTTGCGCTTCTTTGGTATAAACTAGCTATGAATAAGTATGCCTTACCCATATTCGGATTGTATTTTAGTGCTTCGTACGCTAGTGCTCTTGCTCTACTTCCGCTAGCACTTTGTGCCTCTCTTAACTTGTACTTCGCCTTTTTGAAAGGGTCTGTTTCTAAATTGAATGCCTTTTTTCTCATTTCAGCAGCTCCACTCTTGTCTCCGTTCTTAGCTAACACTCCTGCTAAGAAGTTATAAGCATCGGCAGACTGTGTAACTTTAGCATATTCGTTTGCTAATTTCTCAAATAAGGGGTCTGTTTGACATTCTTTATTATACATTCTCGATACGGCTCTTTTTAACCAAACGCCATCTGCTTTCTTTTCTTCAAAATCTCTAGAGTAGATTGGTATTAATCTTTCACAAGTAGCGATCTTAGAAATCATTGCATCTAATCCTCCTTCAATTTGACCTAAAGAAGTCGAGTTGATGGTATACGCTCTTAAGTTCTTTTTTTCTCTTGAATTAATAGTTCCTAGAGAATCTTTTTCTTGCAACTTCGCTATTTTCTTGTTGTAATCTTCTAGTTTTTCTTCTACTGATTCCATTACGTCATCATAGGTATCAAAAACTTTTTGAGGATTGGTGTCTTGATTCTTATCGGCGATTGTTTTAAAATATCTAAAAATATTTTTAACTCCCATATCTTTTGGAGAAATATCATATGCTTTCTTTAAGATTTCAAAAACCTCATCGTCAGTAGCTAACTTATTCTCAATTAAGTACTCTGCATAATCGCTATGAACTTTTGCTGGATCTTTATCTGGAAAGTTCACCAACCTTGTTTCGTATACTTTTTTAGCTAAAGCTGGGTCATTTAGGTTTTCAGCAACTTTTGCCCCATACTTATAAATATTAATAGATAGTGTTGCACAATTATCTAACAAATACTCTAAATTAGGTTTTGCTTGTGTATATTTCTTGGTGGTAGCATCTCCTTTAAAAAGGTTGTACTTGATATGACACTCTTGACTTGCTTGCGCTTTTGCTCCATTTACGGCTACAAACAAAAATAACCCTGCTAGTAAATACGTAATTTTTTTCATTGTTCTCAGTTTTTGTTAATCTATCTGTCTTTTTTGGAACCAATTAAGATCATTTAAAGATAAGCTCAATCTTACATTAAAATAATTTTCTTCTATTAAATTATTGTTTGTCGTTCCTCTTTGTCCGTACTCAAATCCTACATTTACGTTTGATAATTGTCTCGGTAATGGCAATCCTAATCCAACATTTATGCCAAAGTCTTTTACTGCACTAAAATTATTCGTAGTCTTTACTAGCAAACCTGTATCTTCAAAACGCAAACCTGCTCTATAAGTAACTCTATCCCAATAACTTGATATTGAGTTTATTTTTGGAATATAATATCCTCCTATTGCAAATTTGCTTGAATCATCGTATTTGTGAGATGCCCCATTTGTGATAAAAACACTATTGCCTCCTAAAGCACTTTGAAATTGTTGATTTGCCCCGATATACCATTTATTTTCTTTTCCTAAACCAAAACCATACACAACTTTTAAAGGTACGTTTATATTTCCATCTATGCTTCTATCGAACAATTCACTTCTAGGAATTTCTTGTCCAGAACCACTAAACGATAATGAATACATTTTTTCTGACCCCTTTGCTGACAGATCCGTAGCTAATGTAAATGACGCTCCTGAATAAAAATTTATATTATTTTTTAGTGCTGTTTTATACTGAGCTCCTAACTTAAACTGCCCTCCTCTAACACCAAAATTTTCTTCGTGCTTGGTTGCAAGAGCCACATTGACTCTTTGGTTTAAAATACTATTTTCTACATTTCCGAAAATAAAACCAGCTTCTACTCCCAAAGAAAGACCATCTATTACATACATACCAAAGCTTCCGTAAATTTTATTGGCCCCTCCTTCTCCTCTAAACAGTGTAACATTTTCATCGTTTTCATTATTTAATAAAGAATACCCTACCGATGAAAATGGTTGTAAACCAACAGTAAAACCAGCTTTATTCCCTATGGGAAATCCAAGCGACACATATCTTAAACTTGTTGAGTTTACTGTTTGAGAGGCTTCTTGCTCTTTAACGGTTAAAAGAGTGAAGCTACCTCCTATAGCATAAGTCGCAGCTCTTAAATCTGCGTTTGATGCGGGGTTTGTAAAGTTTAAATGATTATAATCTTTCAGTGCAACACCAATCCCTCCCATAGAAGCTTGCTCTACTGTTACTGCCTCAAAATTTTCACCAATACCAAAATAAGAATATGGTGAAGCACTATTTCTTTGTGCTACTATTGCTGTTGTAGTAAATATAAAAACTCCTAATATAAATCTCTCAATCATTCGCTAAATTGTGTATCAAAATAGTATGTAACCCCTCCAAAACAAAATTTGGATGGGCAAATATGACACTTTTTAATTGTTTTGACAAAAAATATGTATCTCCACCTGTTAAAACTATTGTTAAATCTGAATACTTTTCCTGATATTGTTTAATTATCCCCTCTATTTCATTAGAAACTCCATTGATAACTCCTGAATGTATTGAACTATTCGTATCGTTTCCTATAAGTTTTTCGAATTCTTCCAGTTCTAACAGTGGTAATTTTGCGGTAAAAGTATGCAATGCTTTGTATCTCATTTGTATTCCTAGAGAAATAGCACCCCCTAAATATACCCCCTCTTTTGTAATAAAATCGTATGTAATACAGGTACCAGCATCTACTACGAGTACATTTTTACGAGGGTATTTTTTGACTGCTGCCGATGCTAACGCAATTCTGTCGACTCCTAGAGTTTTAGGTGTTTTATACTTATTTTTAAAAGGTATGTTGGTTTTTGAGTTTAAAAACAGTGGTTGTAACAGCTCTTTTATTTCTTGTTGTTCTTTGTTTGTAAAACTGGCTACCGAAGATACAATGCTGTTCTCTATTAAATATTTTGAGGTAATTTTTTTTAACTCAGAAATAATTTCTTGCTTACCGAAGACTACAATTTCTTTAAGAGTATCTATTTCAAAAACAGCTGCTTTTACCCGTGTATTACCAACATCAATAATTAAGTACATATTTTATTTCTTAGAGCGTGCAAATTTACGGTACATTTTTTTAAAGTTTTTACTTTGTATAATTAAAAAACGATTGTATATTTGCATCCGCTTAACGAAAGTAGCAACTGGTGCCTTAGCTCAGTTGGTAGAGCAAAGGACTGAAAATCCTTGTGTCCCTGGTTCGATTCCTGGAGGCACCACTATAAAACTCGTAGCAATCGTTACGAGTTTTATTTTAAAAGTGTTACTTTGTAAGCAATGACTGGTGCCTTAGCTCAGTTGGTAGAGCAAAGGACTGAAAATCCTTGTGTCCCTGGTTCGATTCCTGGAGGCACCACCGCAAAAACCTGAACAAGTTCGTTCAGGTTTTTTTATTTGTATATTGTCTCGTCCTGAAATAGCGTTACACTAAACTTTTAAGTGTAATGAAAAACAATCGGATCATTCCTAAAAGTTGTTGTTATACTAAAATTTCAATTCATCTAAATATAGAGAATTCTAAACAGGTAATGTTCCTAAAAGTAAAAAACCTTAATTCTTTACGAATTAAGGTTTTATTTTTAGTACGGGTGAAGGGAGTCGAACCCCCACGCCTTACGGCACTAGATCCTAAGTCTAGCGTGTCTACCAATTCCACCACACCCGCGTGTTTTTAGAATTGTGCGTGCAAATATAAACAATACTTGCAAACTACAAAGAAGAAGTATACTATTTTTCTTATTTTTGAGCGTAATTAATATACTACACATGCAAAACGTAAAAGAATACATAGCTCAACATAAAGATCGATTTATTAACGAGCTTATCGATTTATTAAAAATTCCATCTGTAAGTGCCGACCCAGCCTACAATCAAGATGTATTAACAACTGCAGAAACTATTAAAGAGAGTTTAGAAAAAGCGGGGTGTGATAAAGTAGAAATTTGTGAAACTCCTGGATACCCCATCGTATATGGAGAAAAAATAATTGATCCTGATTTACCTACTGTTTTGGTGTATGGGCACTACGATGTGCAACCTGCTGATCCTATAGATTTATGGACTTCACCTCCTTTCGAACCCGTTATCAAAAAAACAGATATCCATCCTGAAGGAGCGATTTTTGCTCGTGGTGCTTGCGATGATAAAGGGCAAATGTATATGCATGTAAAGGCGTTAGAATACATGACCCAAACAGGAAACCTTCCTTGCAATGTTAAGTTTATGATTGAGGGAGAAGAAGAAGTAGGCTCTGAGAGTTTGGCTTGGTTTGTACCTAGAAATAAAGAAAAACTAGCCAATGATGTTATTTTAATTTCTGATACAGGAATGATTGCCAACGATATTCCTTCTATCACTACAGGTTTACGTGGTTTGAGTTATGTAGAAGTTGAAGTTACAGGTCCGAATCGTGATTTACACTCAGGATTATACGGTGGTGCGGTAGCAAATCCTATTAATATTTTAACAAAAATGATTGCTTCACTACACGATGAGAACAATCATATTACGATACCTGGATTTTACGACAAGGTAGAAGAATTATCACGTGAAGAACGCGACGAAATGGCAAAAGCTCCTTTTTCTTTAGAAGAATATAAAAATGCGCTAGATATTGACGATGTGCACGGTGAAGCGGGATATACCACGAACGAACGTAACTCTATTCGACCGACGTTAGATGTGAACGGAATTTGGGGAGGCTATACTGGTGAAGGTGCCAAAACCGTAATTGCCTCTAAAGCTTATGCCAAAATTTCGATGCGCCTAGTGCCGAACCAAGACTGGAAAGAAATTACCGAATTGTTTAAAACACATTTTGAAAGTATTGCCCCTAAATCGGTAACAGTAACAGTAAAACCACACCATGGAGGTCAGGGATATGTAACTCCTATTGACAATATTGGCTATCAAGCAGCCAGTAAAGCCTATGAAGAAACGTTTGGAGTAACGCCAATTCCGCAAAGAAGCGGTGGAAGCATTCCTATTGTGGCTTTGTTTGAAGAGGAATTGAAAAGTAAAACTATTTTAATGGGATTCGGATTAAATTCTGATGCGATTCACTCACCAAACGAACATTTTGGTGTTTGGAATTATTTAAAAGGTATTGAAACCATTCCTTACTTTTACCAATACTTCACCGAGCTATCTAACTAAAACATCATATCCAAAAGCCTTAATAATTTATTAGGGCTTTTTTTTATAGAGAAATATACCAAGTGGTTCTAAACCACAACGAGTTGTTTTGAATCAAATCAAAAACCTGACCCCATCGGTAATCGAAACCAAACTCTAATTTATCCTTTTCACTAAGCTGATATCCCAAATAGGGAGCCAATCTAATTTCAAAATCTTGCTTATTAAACTGATATAAATATTCGTTTGATAATTTTACATACCACTCTTTAACATCTACTTTTTTACCACTTAATGCCTTTTGAAACGTAGCCCTATAGCGAGTTCTGTATTGCGGAGTTACTTGCGATTGAAAAAACTGCTCAAAACCTAATCGGTGCCCTAATTTTATTCCGTTTAAGTTTTGCACCAAATTAAAATGCTGTAACGTTCTGTGAATGGTTTCACCTTCTTTAAATCGAAGAATATACCCCACATTTACCGATTGATCTAAATCAGTTTTAAAAGAAAAAATAGACGATACATCTACCAAACTATGCGTAAATTGAAAATCTTCATTGTAAATAATCTCTCTAGCCTCTATACTATTTACCCATTTTGTTTTCTCTGATAATTTAGTTGATGTGTTTACTTTTGGCAACCATCCGCCCACAAAAGTAGATTGCGAAGCAACCATGAATGTTGTAAAAAAGAACAGGAGTACAAGTGTTTTTTTTACCATCTTAAAACTCTAAATTATCGTTATTTTGCGGTGCAAATTCTAATTCTTTTATTAGGGTTCCGTCACCAGTCATTAAAATTTCGAAAAGCTCAGTAGTAGCATTTTTCTTCCCTTTTATCACGATTTCATAAAGCACCTTTTCTCTGCTGTTTAGATTCTCTTTTGCAAGTCCGATGCAAGATTCTTGCTCAGTAAGCCATTGTTCTTGAATTTTTTTTATTTTATATTTTTTAAAATGATTGTTTAATGTTTTTTTTATTGCCTGCTGCCTTTTTACAGCTAACTCTCTCCACTTAATTTTTCTTTCCACATCTAAAAGGTTTCCCTTTTCATCAAATTCTATACTGTAAACATGCCTGTCTTTACAAAATTTCGCTTCTATTGTTTTTCCATCCTGACTTTCTTCTGCATACCATTTTATGCGCGCATCAAAGTCGCATTTATTAATAAAAGATTTTGCCTTTAGCGGAACTTCATTCAATTTTATTTTATACTCTTTTTCAAATTTTTGCTGAGAAAAAGAAGTTACAACTACCGCAAAATAAATTATAACAAAGCATTTCATAATCTTATTTTTTTAATACTTAAAAGTACGAAATTTTATTTTTATCAACTCTACACTTGTAGAATGAAAAATATTTTCTACATTTGTAGAGTTAAATCTAATTTTGTTAGCCATGCAATTATCAAAAACCGAAGAACAAGTAATGCAATACTTATGGAAATTGAAGAAAGCATTTATGAAAGATTTACTAGGTGAATTTCCAGAACCAAAGCCAGCAACCACAACCGTTGCTACTTTATTAAAAAGAATGAAGGACAAGGGTTTTATTGATTATAAATTGTATGGAAAATCAAGAGAATATTTTCCTTTAGTTAAAAAATCAGATTATTTTTCTAAGCATGTAAACGGGTTAATAAAAAACTTCTTTAACAACTCGGCGAGTCAATTTGCTTCATTTTTTACTGAAAAAACAGACTTGTCGGTTTCAGAATTAGAAGATTTAAAAAAAATTATCGATCAGCAAATTAAAAAACAACAGTGATGATTACGTATTTTATTAAATCTGGAATTTGTTTGGCATTATTGCTTGTCTTCTACCATTTGGTATTAGAACGAGAAAAAATGCATCAATTCAATCGATTTTATCTGTTAGGAAGCGTGCTCTTTTCGTTTGTTGCTCCGCTTTACAAAATATATATTGAAGTTCCTTTACCTGCTTCCAAAGTATTTGTTCCAACAACCATAAACAACACCCTAACTACAGAAGTTGTTACCCCTCAAATAGAAACCATAAACTACACACAATTTTTATGGTTCGCCTATCTACTCATTGCTTCGATTTTACTGATTCGCTTTCTAAAAAATTTGAGAAGTATTTACATAAAAGTTAAACGACATCAAAAAATAAAAAAAGAAAAAGCTACGCTTGTTTTGGTTGATGATAATATTTGTCCGCATACATTTTGGAATTATATTTTCATCAACAAAGAAGAATACAACTCCAATAAAATCGAAACCGAACTCTATACGCACGAATTGACGCATGCTACACAAAAACACACCTTTGACGTAGTGCTAATTGAATTGTTACACGTGGTTTTTTGGATAAATCCAATATTTATCTTCCTTAAAAAAGCAATGAAGTTAAATCATGAATTCTTAGCAGATACCAACGTTATAACTACCTGTAAAAACACTACCAAGTATCAATATTTACTATTGAATAGAGCTGCTTGGAACAACGAATATTACTTGGCCAGTAATTTGAATTATGTATTAACTAAAAAAAGATTATTAATGATGACAAAACAAAGTTCTCGTATCAATATGTTACTAAAAAAGCTGGCGGTAATTCCCCTATTTGTAGGATCTACCTTCCTTTTTGCTGAAAGAGTAGCAGCTTATGAAAACAACAGTGAGCTTTTGGATGCTGAAATTACCAAAAGTGAATTGCCAAAAGAGATAGTTCCTACTGATTCTTCGGTATTAGAAAACAGTAAAGAAAAGCTAAAAAAAGTAACCTCGCTACCATTGAGTTCTGATGATAAAACACAGCCCGAAAAATTTCTTGCCGCTGTTAAAAGAGACGGTGATCATGTTCATTTAAGTTGTTACAATTGTAAAAGGTGGGCAGGTTTAGATATTCCATTAAATAAAGAGTTTATCATAACCGATTGGGGATTTTCAAACAACAGTCATGTAGCCATAAGTGAATATGCTTTTACCATTAAAGCAACAGAGAAAGAAATTTTTTTTAAAGGCTTAAAGAATACTGCTTGGCTCGATTTGTCTTTTACTCTACATGAAAATAGAACACAATATTTGAATCAAAGTGGGATGGTTGCTATGAATAAAAAAGATTTAAAAATAAGAAAAGACAATTTTAATCTAGAATTACTACGTGAGTTTACTTTCAGGAATAGTACTTATAAAATTAGTCACAAAACTAACGGAGATGCTTATTACAGGAATTATTATCAGCTTACGGAAAAAGAAAAATCGAAGCTTCAGCCTAGCACAAATTTAAACAAGGAACAACAAAAAGCTTTTGAAGAGTTCAAAAACTTAAAAGCGCTTAATAAATTGCCTCCTGTGAAAACAGTAGATATTATTTTATCCTACCGTAAGTTCGTTGATAAAATTAAATTTGAAAAAGTATATAGGAAAGGTGATTTTATCTCATTAAACAATATTTACAAGAAACTTTCTAAAAATCAAAAAGCACTTGTAGAAAAACCTTCATCTGTTTTCAATGCTACAAAAACTGAAAATTGGAACATCAACGATTCAATTCCAAAGCCACCAGCTAATAACAAAACTGGATATAAATATGTAAACAACCAGACGTTATTTTACGTAAAAAACGACCAAGGCATTACTTATTACAATCGTTGGGGTCAAGTAGTAACCAAAGAAGGAAAAATAATAAACCCAGCGCAAACTGCTTCCGACAAAATTATCCCTAGTCAAAATATAGCAAAAGTGCATAAGGATGATAAAGTGGTGAGTGAGTTTAAGAAAACAAACGTACCCCCTCTACCCTCTACTCCCAATTTTCCAGAGGTAAAAAAAGGAGAGGTTTCAAACATACCGCCTCCAAATCCTCCTACAGCACTACAAGGAGAAGTATCAAACATACCGCCTCCACCAAAGCCTATACCTCCTTTGGAATACATCAAAAAACATAAAGGAAACAACACGGAATATTACTACAACGGTAAAAAAATAAGTTATAAAAAAGCTATCAAAATTTTAGAGGCTAACAGTTCTATAAACTTACAAAGTTGGCATAAAAATGGGAAAGCAACATTTAAACTTTCAGACGAACCCATAACGATAAAAATTTAATACTGTTAAAAGCCTCTTAAACGAGGCTTTTTTTGTAACAATTCTTTAAAACATTCGTTGTTAGCATATAAGCCTATTCTATGTTGAAACGATTTTTCCTTCTTTGTTCTGGGGCAGATTTAGAATTACTTCAAAAATGTGCCAACGGAGAACAAAATAAATATGCGGGCATTGGTGCTACCGTTTTTTTTACTGCTTTAATGGCTACCATCGCCGCTTCTTACGCTTTATATAAGGTATTTGACAATATATATACTGCTGTTTTCTTCGGAATTATATGGGGCTTACTTATTTTTAACTTGGATCGATTTATTGTTTCAACCATCAAGAAAAGAGATTCGAAAAGAAAAGAAATTATACAAGTACTTCCAAGACTTTTGCTAGCTATGATTATCGCTGTAGTGATATCTAAACCGTTGGAACTAAAAATCTTTGAAAAAGAGATTAATCAGGTGTTATTGACGGAGAAAAACCAAATGACCTTAAATAATAAAACTCAAATCGCGCAGCAATTTACTCCTGAAATAGAAAAAATAACTATTGAAGTTAACGCGTTAAAAGACGAAATACATACCAAGGAAAATGAAGTAAATGCCTTGTACGAAACGTATATTGCAGAGGCTGAAGGCCGAAAAGGAACAAAACTCCTAGGCAAGGGTCCTGTATACAAAGAGAAACGTGAAAAACACGATGCTGCTTTGGCTGAATTACATGAACTGAAAACTAAAAATGAGGAAAAAATACAGCAAAAGGAAGCTGCCATTACTAGTTTACTAGAAAATCAAAAATTAATTGAAACCGAAACACAACCAATTATTACTAATTTTGACGGATTAATGGCTCGTGTTAATGCCTTGAACAAATTACCTTGGCTACCTTCTTTTTTTATCTTCCTATTATTTTTAGCCATAGAAACAGCTCCCATTTTTGCAAAGCTTATCAGTTCAAAAAGTGAGTATGATTACAAATTAGAAAATCATGAATCTCTTGTAAAAACCTGGATTCAACAACAAGTACATCAACGCGAGGCTATTTTACAAACAGATAAAGAACTGAACGACAGAATTTACGCTGATTTAAAAACAGAAGAAGAATTGTATCAATACAAACAAAAAACAGCCCGTAACCTACTAAAACTTCAGGCAGATTCCTTTTATAAAAATCAGCAGAAAATCTTATAAGACTGTTTTATTTTTATTTTTTGTGAAAATTTTTTAATTTCGTTTCTTTTTAACACAACGAATTAATTGCATGAAAAACACCCATTACACTATCTTTTTTATAGTGTTCATCTTATGTAACAGTATTTTTTCTCAAGAAAACGAACAACTTTCCTCTCTATTTCTTTCAAAAGAATTAAAAGAAAATGCCAATGCTGTAATTAGATTGAATGAAATAATTATCGACATCGATGATGTAGACAAACTAGTGGTAAAAGAAAAAAGAATTGTTACGGTTTTAAACAAACTAGGAAGAACCCATGTCGATGCCTACAAACACTACGACGACGACACTAAAATAACCAAATTATCAGCAGTTATTTACGATGCTTTGGGAGAAAAGGTTAAAAAATATTCAAAAAATGATTTTCAAGATGTAAGTGCCGTAGATGGAGGTACTTTATATTCTGACTCAAGGGTTAAGTTTTTAGAACATACCCCAACATCGTATCCGTATACAGTAGTTTTTGAGTCTGAATACAAAAACTCTTCAACAGGTTTTATTCCCAAATGGTTTCCTATCGAAAACTACTATTTGGCTGTTGAGAAAAGTATTTATTTTGTAAACAATCCTCAAAATATTCCTTTCAGAAAAAGAGAAAAAAACTTTGAAGGGTTCTCAATCAAAAACACTTCTACCGATACGACCTTACATTATACCTTAACCAACCAAAAAGCTATTAAGCGTGAGTACTACACTGTTAATTTTGAAGATTTCGTTCCGAATGCGACTATTTCTTTAAATTCTTTCAGTCTAAAAGGGGTTAAAGGCAACTCTAAAAACTGGGAAGAATTTGGAAAATGGATGTATAATAGACTTATAAAAGACAGAAATGAATTACCTCCTGCTACGGTAGCCAAAGTAAAAAACTTGGTTAAAGACATAGATAATCCAGTAGAAAAAGCAAAAATCATTTATAACTATGTACAAGA
It includes:
- the lptC gene encoding LPS export ABC transporter periplasmic protein LptC, giving the protein MLTKAQHIYNSIATICLVAMFFSCTNSKKEVRDFLADKNLPVGSAVNIYHVHKDSGSITSKTKAAVFYDYSNRKEHPYSEFPKGIEIVTIDKLGVDSTTISGNYAITYNKTKVSEIRGNVVITNHTKQTTLETNQLFWDQKEHYFFTEDGFRFTTPESVINGFGFESSEDLSKWIAKDINGDIETTQNDI
- a CDS encoding tetratricopeptide repeat protein — protein: MKKITYLLAGLFLFVAVNGAKAQASQECHIKYNLFKGDATTKKYTQAKPNLEYLLDNCATLSINIYKYGAKVAENLNDPALAKKVYETRLVNFPDKDPAKVHSDYAEYLIENKLATDDEVFEILKKAYDISPKDMGVKNIFRYFKTIADKNQDTNPQKVFDTYDDVMESVEEKLEDYNKKIAKLQEKDSLGTINSREKKNLRAYTINSTSLGQIEGGLDAMISKIATCERLIPIYSRDFEEKKADGVWLKRAVSRMYNKECQTDPLFEKLANEYAKVTQSADAYNFLAGVLAKNGDKSGAAEMRKKAFNLETDPFKKAKYKLREAQSASGSRARALAYEALKYNPNMGKAYLFIASLYQRSANSCGSDEFEKRMVYAAALNKALKAQQVDPGCGANRYISSYRKNLPSKKLIFQKGVASGSSHRVGCWIGETVRVP
- a CDS encoding type III pantothenate kinase codes for the protein MYLIIDVGNTRVKAAVFEIDTLKEIVVFGKQEIISELKKITSKYLIENSIVSSVASFTNKEQQEIKELLQPLFLNSKTNIPFKNKYKTPKTLGVDRIALASAAVKKYPRKNVLVVDAGTCITYDFITKEGVYLGGAISLGIQMRYKALHTFTAKLPLLELEEFEKLIGNDTNSSIHSGVINGVSNEIEGIIKQYQEKYSDLTIVLTGGDTYFLSKQLKSVIFAHPNFVLEGLHTILIHNLAND
- a CDS encoding dipeptidase; amino-acid sequence: MQNVKEYIAQHKDRFINELIDLLKIPSVSADPAYNQDVLTTAETIKESLEKAGCDKVEICETPGYPIVYGEKIIDPDLPTVLVYGHYDVQPADPIDLWTSPPFEPVIKKTDIHPEGAIFARGACDDKGQMYMHVKALEYMTQTGNLPCNVKFMIEGEEEVGSESLAWFVPRNKEKLANDVILISDTGMIANDIPSITTGLRGLSYVEVEVTGPNRDLHSGLYGGAVANPINILTKMIASLHDENNHITIPGFYDKVEELSREERDEMAKAPFSLEEYKNALDIDDVHGEAGYTTNERNSIRPTLDVNGIWGGYTGEGAKTVIASKAYAKISMRLVPNQDWKEITELFKTHFESIAPKSVTVTVKPHHGGQGYVTPIDNIGYQAASKAYEETFGVTPIPQRSGGSIPIVALFEEELKSKTILMGFGLNSDAIHSPNEHFGVWNYLKGIETIPYFYQYFTELSN
- a CDS encoding DUF2490 domain-containing protein; the protein is MVKKTLVLLFFFTTFMVASQSTFVGGWLPKVNTSTKLSEKTKWVNSIEAREIIYNEDFQFTHSLVDVSSIFSFKTDLDQSVNVGYILRFKEGETIHRTLQHFNLVQNLNGIKLGHRLGFEQFFQSQVTPQYRTRYRATFQKALSGKKVDVKEWYVKLSNEYLYQFNKQDFEIRLAPYLGYQLSEKDKLEFGFDYRWGQVFDLIQNNSLWFRTTWYISL
- a CDS encoding BlaI/MecI/CopY family transcriptional regulator, coding for MQLSKTEEQVMQYLWKLKKAFMKDLLGEFPEPKPATTTVATLLKRMKDKGFIDYKLYGKSREYFPLVKKSDYFSKHVNGLIKNFFNNSASQFASFFTEKTDLSVSELEDLKKIIDQQIKKQQ
- a CDS encoding M56 family metallopeptidase, translated to MITYFIKSGICLALLLVFYHLVLEREKMHQFNRFYLLGSVLFSFVAPLYKIYIEVPLPASKVFVPTTINNTLTTEVVTPQIETINYTQFLWFAYLLIASILLIRFLKNLRSIYIKVKRHQKIKKEKATLVLVDDNICPHTFWNYIFINKEEYNSNKIETELYTHELTHATQKHTFDVVLIELLHVVFWINPIFIFLKKAMKLNHEFLADTNVITTCKNTTKYQYLLLNRAAWNNEYYLASNLNYVLTKKRLLMMTKQSSRINMLLKKLAVIPLFVGSTFLFAERVAAYENNSELLDAEITKSELPKEIVPTDSSVLENSKEKLKKVTSLPLSSDDKTQPEKFLAAVKRDGDHVHLSCYNCKRWAGLDIPLNKEFIITDWGFSNNSHVAISEYAFTIKATEKEIFFKGLKNTAWLDLSFTLHENRTQYLNQSGMVAMNKKDLKIRKDNFNLELLREFTFRNSTYKISHKTNGDAYYRNYYQLTEKEKSKLQPSTNLNKEQQKAFEEFKNLKALNKLPPVKTVDIILSYRKFVDKIKFEKVYRKGDFISLNNIYKKLSKNQKALVEKPSSVFNATKTENWNINDSIPKPPANNKTGYKYVNNQTLFYVKNDQGITYYNRWGQVVTKEGKIINPAQTASDKIIPSQNIAKVHKDDKVVSEFKKTNVPPLPSTPNFPEVKKGEVSNIPPPNPPTALQGEVSNIPPPPKPIPPLEYIKKHKGNNTEYYYNGKKISYKKAIKILEANSSINLQSWHKNGKATFKLSDEPITIKI
- a CDS encoding DUF4407 domain-containing protein — translated: MLKRFFLLCSGADLELLQKCANGEQNKYAGIGATVFFTALMATIAASYALYKVFDNIYTAVFFGIIWGLLIFNLDRFIVSTIKKRDSKRKEIIQVLPRLLLAMIIAVVISKPLELKIFEKEINQVLLTEKNQMTLNNKTQIAQQFTPEIEKITIEVNALKDEIHTKENEVNALYETYIAEAEGRKGTKLLGKGPVYKEKREKHDAALAELHELKTKNEEKIQQKEAAITSLLENQKLIETETQPIITNFDGLMARVNALNKLPWLPSFFIFLLFLAIETAPIFAKLISSKSEYDYKLENHESLVKTWIQQQVHQREAILQTDKELNDRIYADLKTEEELYQYKQKTARNLLKLQADSFYKNQQKIL